CAACTAGAAGCGATGCTTGTTGTTCGTGATTTAGACCGTGTGGGTGTTGTGGATCTTAACCGTGAATTTGCGGAAAAATTTGTAGCACGTATGAATGAAAAATTTGCGTCATACAATACTGAAATTTATTTAGTTGAAGATGTTGATGCAGCCATTTCAAATGCGGATATTATTACTGCAGTTACAACATCAAAACGTCCAGTATTTGATGGTTCCCTTGTGAAACCAGGTGCTCACGTTAATGGTGTGGGTGCTTATACTTCTGAAATGAAAGAAGTTCCTGTTGAAGCGATTGCGAAAGCAGATGTTGTTGTGGTTGATACATTTGATGGTGTTTTTGCAGAAGCTGGGGATGTCTTGAGTGCTCTTGAACAAAATCTAAAAACAAAAGAAGACTTTGTGGAAATGGGTACCTTAGCACTTGATGCTTCAAAAGGACGTCAAAGTGATGATCAAATTACATTCTTCAAGTCTGTAGGAACTGCTGTTCTTGATGTTGTTGTGGCTCATAAGATTTATGAAAAAGCACGCGAATTAGGAATTGGTACTGAGATCTAATAGAATTGATATGTTTGTAGATTCAATCAAACAAAGCGATATTTTAAATTAAACAAAAAAGCCTTATCCATGTTTATGGAATAAGGCTTTTTATTTGTAATGATATTTTTTTTAGGGGGTTTTTAAGTGCGGGTTAATTTAGAAATGGACACAGTTGTTTTACCTGAACCATCATTTCACTTTCCTTTTCGTGTCCATAAAGGACTCGCATGCATCAAACGGATTCAAAGCATGTTAGTTCCTTCGCTGTCCGTTTTCATTCAACAAGGAGGCTATTATGCGCCTTAGCGTTGATTTAAAAACAACTGTGTCTACTAAAAAGGATTAATGAGCCCCTTGAGGGATAATCGGTTTTTCGGAATCTTTAAAAATTTGATCTACATAAGCGCTTGAGTGGGGTTTTCCATACAGAAGATCCGGTGTGATAAAATATCCGGCTACCGATTCCGCAAAGGCTTCATAAGTGTTTGTGGAGCCATAGGTACCATCTTGCCATTCTTGCAAATAGATTTCTTCCCATTCTAAAGTATCATGAACACCTGTAGCAAATCCGTATAAATGAGCCATCTCATGATACATGCTTTCTGTATCCATAATCATCCAATCTTGAAGTAAATAGATATATGGTTCATGTGGCATAACATACGCGTAGGAACCTTCAGGAACTTCGTGATAACCACGACGAAATGCATAGAAATATTGACGCAGTTTGCTAGGCATGCCTGCAATCATTGGGTGAGAAAGATCGGGTTTGTCGCCACTATAATTATAATTGATGCCATAGGAAGAAATATCCGTTTGTTCTAAATTCGAATCCGAATCATCTTCTGTTTCCGTCTCTTCAAGAATGGCTTCCTCAATGGGTTGCGTATCAACGACACTGATGTTTTGGTAGCGCTGTAAAAGTTCAGGTACGACCACGTTTTCGAGGTGCTCAACTTCTAAGACATCCGAGCCAATTGACCCTTCTGTTTTCGAATACTGTTTTGTTTCTTTGTGGCACCCACTTAATAAAAGGAGTAGGCAAAGTGTAAAAAGTGTTGGTTTCATAGATCCCCCTTGAAAGCAATAAAACGCCGGGTACGGCGTTTTAGAATAATGTATGAATTGCGTTATAGATGCCGTTATCTAAAATATCAGTTGTGACATAGTCTGCTGCTTCCTTAACATGTTCGGGTGCATTACCCATGGCAACCCCAATAGCAGCCATTTCAAGCATTGTAAGGTCATTGGCGGCATCACCAAATGCGATGACCTCATCCCATGTTAATCCAAGACGGTCTAAAACAATTCCGATTCCAGCTATTTTACCAGCACGGTTTGAATATATATCATAGGCATCGGCATAGGCTTTAGCGTAATGACCATCTGGACATAGCGCTTTTGAGGCTTCGATCAGAGCTTCATCACCCATTAAAAAGAGACCCATAGGGACTTCATCGCCTTCTTCGATAGACTTAGCATCTGTATAATCCACAAGAATGTCTTGTTTTTCACTGCCTTGCATATAAACTGTTTGAAATATTTCAAGATTTCGATAGACACGCATATCCTTTTGCATCTTCATAGCTAAACCAATGTCGTGGTGATTGCAATAGTCAATAATTGCATTGACCTCACTTCGTATCATTGGCACATTAAAAATTACATCCTTATTATGATCATAGACACACGCTCCATTAATTGTGACATAGTAATCAGGATTAATCGTTTCGTGGATATCATCATGGATGAAGTAAAAAGCACGTCCGGTCGCAATCATCACTTCGATTCCTTTCGCTTTAAGATCGTTAATTGCTTGAACTGCTGTTGATTCTATTTTGACTTTTCCGCGTTTGATGAGGGTATCATCAATGTCAAAAATCGCGAGTTTTATTTTTTTAGTTTCCATATTCACTATTTTAGCACATTTTGCTTTCATATTAGCGTTCTTTTATGTATAATATACCATAAGTTTATGGAGGTAGATGAATATGATGAATGGTAAAGTAATTAAAGAAGCTTACACATTCGATGACTTGCTTTTAGTTCCTGCAAAGTCAGAAGTTGTGCCAGCTCAAGTTAAATTACAAACGCGTCTAACGGATAAAATTACACTGAACATCCCTATTGTTTCAGCTGCAATGGATACTGTTACTGAAGATGCCATGGCAATCATGCTTGCGAAATTGGGCGGTATGGGATTTGTACACAAAAACATGCCTGTAGAAGCTCAAGCTGCAATGATTAAAGCCGTTAAAGAAACTGAAGTTGAATCATCATTCGAGGATGCAAACATCGACCCACAAGGACGCCTACGTGTAGGTGCTGCAGTTGGCGTTGGCGAATCATCATTAGAGCGTGTTCGTGCACTTGTAGATGCAGGTGTGGATATCGTTGCGGTTGATAGTGCTCATGGACACTCACAAGGTGTTATTGACACAGTACGTATGATTCGTGCCGAATTCCCAGAATTAGATATTGTTGGTGGTAATATTGTTACTGCACAGGGAGCAACAGATCTAATCTATGCGGGCGCTAACGTCATTAAAGTTGGTGTTGGTCCTGGATCAATCTGTACAACTCGTGTTGTAGCAGGTGTTGGGGTTCCCCAATTGACTGCTGTAAACGATGTTTACTCTGTAGCACGCCAATATGGTGTGGGTGTTATTGCCGACGGTGGTATTAAACTATCCGGAGACATTGCAAAGGCACTTGCAGCCGGTGGAAGTTGTGTTATGCTAGGTGGGTTACTTGCGGGTACTGAAGAAACA
This genomic stretch from Erysipelothrix rhusiopathiae harbors:
- the guaB gene encoding IMP dehydrogenase — encoded protein: MMNGKVIKEAYTFDDLLLVPAKSEVVPAQVKLQTRLTDKITLNIPIVSAAMDTVTEDAMAIMLAKLGGMGFVHKNMPVEAQAAMIKAVKETEVESSFEDANIDPQGRLRVGAAVGVGESSLERVRALVDAGVDIVAVDSAHGHSQGVIDTVRMIRAEFPELDIVGGNIVTAQGATDLIYAGANVIKVGVGPGSICTTRVVAGVGVPQLTAVNDVYSVARQYGVGVIADGGIKLSGDIAKALAAGGSCVMLGGLLAGTEETPGEVMEVFGKKVKGYVGMGSLSAMQRGSSDRYFQGGVSELKKLVPEGIEATVPFKGSIRDVIYQMLGGLRSGMGYCGCGTIEEMHQKAQFVKITGAGLRESHPHDVDNVKEAPNYHGK
- a CDS encoding Cof-type HAD-IIB family hydrolase, which gives rise to METKKIKLAIFDIDDTLIKRGKVKIESTAVQAINDLKAKGIEVMIATGRAFYFIHDDIHETINPDYYVTINGACVYDHNKDVIFNVPMIRSEVNAIIDYCNHHDIGLAMKMQKDMRVYRNLEIFQTVYMQGSEKQDILVDYTDAKSIEEGDEVPMGLFLMGDEALIEASKALCPDGHYAKAYADAYDIYSNRAGKIAGIGIVLDRLGLTWDEVIAFGDAANDLTMLEMAAIGVAMGNAPEHVKEAADYVTTDILDNGIYNAIHTLF
- a CDS encoding ornithine cyclodeaminase family protein, giving the protein MLVISKSDIENIFSMKEAIEADKEALRMYTEGGTTVPLRTNIDAKNGQNLFMPAYVSELNTTGIKIVSVFPNNPSLGKPAVPAQMVLLDGETGEVCAMIDGTYLTQLRTGAVQGAATDYLACADAKEAVLIGAGGQAESQLEAMLVVRDLDRVGVVDLNREFAEKFVARMNEKFASYNTEIYLVEDVDAAISNADIITAVTTSKRPVFDGSLVKPGAHVNGVGAYTSEMKEVPVEAIAKADVVVVDTFDGVFAEAGDVLSALEQNLKTKEDFVEMGTLALDASKGRQSDDQITFFKSVGTAVLDVVVAHKIYEKARELGIGTEI